A portion of the Aquila chrysaetos chrysaetos chromosome 4, bAquChr1.4, whole genome shotgun sequence genome contains these proteins:
- the PUF60 gene encoding poly(U)-binding-splicing factor PUF60 isoform X3: MGVSDAWLTERRAELGKEGKENKTRECGSCGLGVFCTLVRFPKHTSQIHGLEPTVPWHLPNTYSHGKQAKKYAMEQSIKSVLVKQTIAHQQQQLTNLQMAAQRQRALAIMCRVYVGSIYYELGEDTIRQAFAPFGPIKSIDMSWDSVTMKHKGFAFVEYEVPEAAQLALEQMNSVMLGGRNIKVGRPSNIGQAQPIIDQLAEEARAFNRIYVASVHQDLSDDDIKSVFEAFGKIKSCTLARDPTTGKHKGYGFIEYEKAQSSQDAVSSMNLFDLGGQYLRVGKAVTPPMPLLTPATPGGLPPAAAVAAAAATAKITAQEAVAGAAVLGTLATPGLVSPALTLAQPLGALPQAVMAAQAPGVITGVTPARPPIPVTIPQVGVVNPILASPPALGLMEVKKEKEEEEVFQESERPEMLSEQEHMSISGSSARHMVMQKLLRKQESTVMVLRNMVDPKDIDDDLEGEVTEECGKFGAVNRVIIYQEKQGEEEDAEIIVKIFVEFSMASETHKAIQALNGRWFAGRKVVAEVYDQERFDNSDLSA; this comes from the exons ATGGGAGTGAGTGATGCCTGGCTTACtgagaggagagcagagttgggaaaagaggggaaagaaaacaaaaccagggaatGTGGGAGCTGTGGGCTAGGTGTCTTCTGTACTCTGGTGAG GTTTCCGAAGCACACGTCTCAAATCCACGGTTTAGAGCCTACCGTTCCCTGGCACCTCCCAAACACGTACAGCCATGGAAAGCAG GCAAAGAAGTATGCGATGGAGCAGAGTATCAAGAGTGTGCTGGTGAAGCAAACCATCGCCCACCAGCAACAGCAGCTCACCAACCTTCAG ATGGCAGCTCAGAGGCAGCGCGCCCTGGCCATCATGTGTCGTGTGTATGTGGGCTCCATATACTATGAACTGGGAGAAGATACCATTCGCCAGGCCTTTGCCCCATTTGGACCTATAAAAAGCATTGATATGTCTTGGGACTCTGTTACAATGAAACACAAG ggttttgcttttgtggaaTATGAGGTACCTGAAGCTGCTCAGCTGGCCTTGGAGCAGATGAATTCTGTCATGCTCGGGGGAAGAAATATAAAG GTTGGGAGACCTAGTAATATAGGTCAGGCACAACCAATTATAGACCAGCTAGCAGAAGAGGCACGGGCTTTCAACCGCATCTATGTGGCATCTGTTCATCAGGACCTTTCAGATGATGACATCAAGAGTGTGTTTGAGGCCTTTGGGAAGATCAAATCCTGCACACTAGCCAGGGATCCCACgacaggaaaacacaaaggCTATGGTTTCATTG AATATGAGAAAGCACAGTCCTCTCAAGATGCTGTTTCCTCTATGAACCTCTTTGATCTTGGGGGTCAGTATCTCCGAGTTGGTAAAGCTGTGACTCCTCCAATGCCTCTCCTGACACCTGCTACGCCAGGAGGACtacctccagcagcagctgtcgCTGCAGCAGCTGCTACAGCAAAGATCACAGCACAG gaAGCTGTGGCAGGAGCTGCGGTTCTTGGCACATTAGCAACCCCTGGGTTGGTATCTCCAGCACTGACTCTGGCCCAGCCGTTAGGGGCGTTGCCACAGGCTGTAATGGCAGCACAAGCACCAGGAGTCATTACAG GTGTAACCCCTGCCCGACCTCCCATTCCTGTCACTATTCCGCAAGTGGGAGTTGTGAATCCTATCCTGGCTAGTCCCCCAGCATTGGGCCTGATGGAggtgaaaaaggagaaggaagaagaggaggtaTTCCAGGAGTCAGAGAGGCCAGAGATGCTGAGTGAACAGGAACACATGAGCATATCTGGCAGCAGCGCCCGTCATATGGTGATGCAGAAATTGCTTCGTAAACAGGAG TCCACTGTGATGGTGCTTCGCAACATGGTGGATCCAAAGGACATTGATGACGACCTAGAGGGAGAAGTGACAGAAGAATGTGGCAAATTTGGGGCTGTAAACAGGGTCATCATCTACCAGGAGAagcaaggagaagaggaggatgcTGAGATCATTGTCAAGATCTTTGTGGAGTTCTCCATGGCCTCAGAGACTCACAAAGCCATTCAGGCTCTGAATGGGCGCTGGTTTGCAGGAAGAAAGGTGGTAGCAGAGGTGTATGACCAGGAGAGATTTGATAACAGTGACCTGTCAGCATGA